In the Pungitius pungitius chromosome 5, fPunPun2.1, whole genome shotgun sequence genome, one interval contains:
- the pdlim2 gene encoding PDZ and LIM domain protein 2 isoform X2, with product MALTVNLIGPSPWGFRILGGRDFKKAITVSKVTGASKADQADLQPGDIILAINGKNTADMLNVEAQNAIKNSKTQLQLLVERPGPPSSGQTNGISTPEQLTGRFQEAVIVSRDENQNYKEYTISSPASLSPGPYPQDPFSSPGVKQESLTPTPNKSVLLRPWSPEDKSHRLSRPLSQELSPCDYRSNSVSSRTPTPPGRYSPHSPIDQDVPMSPRRSSSSDSVMQKFDRESEVYKMIQENKESRTAPRQSNTFKMLQEVLEIDEKEAALLFPGQLSPNAPIQSTSVGGVKKNHTCEKCGTSILTLAVRITDDRYRHSECYTCTDCGLNLKMRGHFCVGDVMYCEKHAKQRYQGPGSSPPAAVSPLQ from the exons ATGGCGCTGACGGTGAACCTTATCGGCCCTTCGCCATGGGGCTTCAGAATACTCGGAGGACGGGACTTCAAGAAGGCCATCACTGTGTCAAAG GTCACCGGAGCCAGCAAGGCAGACCAGGCTGACCTGCAACCTGGGGACATTATCTTGGCGATCAATGGGAAAAACACGGCCGACATGCTGAACGTGGAGGCCCAGAACGCGATCAAGAACTCAAAGACCCAGCTGCAGCTGTTAGTGGAGAG ACCCGGACCTCCCAGTTCTGGACAGACAAACGGCATCAGCACCCCTGAGCAGCTCACCGGGCGCTTCCAG GAGGCCGTGATCGTGAGTAGAGATGAGAACCAGAACTACAAAGAGTACACAATCTCCAGCCCGGCGTCGCTGTCCCCTGGACCTTACCCACAGGATCCCTTTAGCAGCCCAGGTGTGAAGCAGGAGAGCCTGACACCGACTCCCAATAAGAG TGTCCTGTTGCGTCcatggtctccagaggacaAAAGTCACAGGCTGTCCAGACCGCTGTCACAG GAGTTGTCCCCCTGCGACTACAGGAGCAATTCAGTGTCCAGCAGAACCCCGACGCCCCCAGGACGCTACTCCCCCCACAGCCCCATTGATCAGGATGTGCCCATGTCCCCTCGTCGAAG TTCGAGCTCTGACTCAGTCATGCAGAAGTTTGACAGGGAATCGGAGGTGTACAAGATGATCCAGGAGAATAAGGAGTCCCGCACGGCGCCTCGTCAGTCTAACACTTTTAAAATGCTGCAAGAGGTCCTGGAGATTGATGAGAAAG AGGCAGCCCTGTTGTTCCCAGGACAGCTTTCGCCTAACGCACCCATACAAAGCACATCGGTGGGAGGGGTCAAAAAGAACCACACCTGTGAGAAATGTGGCACCAGCATTCT CACACTGGCCGTGCGCATCACGGACGACCGCTACCGCCATTCAGAGTGCTACACTTGCACAGATTGTGGTCTTAACCTCAAGATGAGAGGTCACTTTTGCGTCGGCGACGTGATGTACTGTGAGAAGCACGCCAAACAGAGGTACCAAGGCCCAGGAAGTTCTCCTCCAGCCGCAGTGTCCCCGCTCCAATGA
- the pdlim2 gene encoding PDZ and LIM domain protein 2 isoform X1, giving the protein MALTVNLIGPSPWGFRILGGRDFKKAITVSKVTGASKADQADLQPGDIILAINGKNTADMLNVEAQNAIKNSKTQLQLLVERPGPPSSGQTNGISTPEQLTGRFQEAVIVSRDENQNYKEYTISSPASLSPGPYPQDPFSSPGVKQESLTPTPNKSVLLRPWSPEDKSHRLSRPLSQELSPCDYRSNSVSSRTPTPPGRYSPHSPIDQDVPMSPRRSSSSSDSVMQKFDRESEVYKMIQENKESRTAPRQSNTFKMLQEVLEIDEKEAALLFPGQLSPNAPIQSTSVGGVKKNHTCEKCGTSILTLAVRITDDRYRHSECYTCTDCGLNLKMRGHFCVGDVMYCEKHAKQRYQGPGSSPPAAVSPLQ; this is encoded by the exons ATGGCGCTGACGGTGAACCTTATCGGCCCTTCGCCATGGGGCTTCAGAATACTCGGAGGACGGGACTTCAAGAAGGCCATCACTGTGTCAAAG GTCACCGGAGCCAGCAAGGCAGACCAGGCTGACCTGCAACCTGGGGACATTATCTTGGCGATCAATGGGAAAAACACGGCCGACATGCTGAACGTGGAGGCCCAGAACGCGATCAAGAACTCAAAGACCCAGCTGCAGCTGTTAGTGGAGAG ACCCGGACCTCCCAGTTCTGGACAGACAAACGGCATCAGCACCCCTGAGCAGCTCACCGGGCGCTTCCAG GAGGCCGTGATCGTGAGTAGAGATGAGAACCAGAACTACAAAGAGTACACAATCTCCAGCCCGGCGTCGCTGTCCCCTGGACCTTACCCACAGGATCCCTTTAGCAGCCCAGGTGTGAAGCAGGAGAGCCTGACACCGACTCCCAATAAGAG TGTCCTGTTGCGTCcatggtctccagaggacaAAAGTCACAGGCTGTCCAGACCGCTGTCACAG GAGTTGTCCCCCTGCGACTACAGGAGCAATTCAGTGTCCAGCAGAACCCCGACGCCCCCAGGACGCTACTCCCCCCACAGCCCCATTGATCAGGATGTGCCCATGTCCCCTCGTCGAAG CAGTTCGAGCTCTGACTCAGTCATGCAGAAGTTTGACAGGGAATCGGAGGTGTACAAGATGATCCAGGAGAATAAGGAGTCCCGCACGGCGCCTCGTCAGTCTAACACTTTTAAAATGCTGCAAGAGGTCCTGGAGATTGATGAGAAAG AGGCAGCCCTGTTGTTCCCAGGACAGCTTTCGCCTAACGCACCCATACAAAGCACATCGGTGGGAGGGGTCAAAAAGAACCACACCTGTGAGAAATGTGGCACCAGCATTCT CACACTGGCCGTGCGCATCACGGACGACCGCTACCGCCATTCAGAGTGCTACACTTGCACAGATTGTGGTCTTAACCTCAAGATGAGAGGTCACTTTTGCGTCGGCGACGTGATGTACTGTGAGAAGCACGCCAAACAGAGGTACCAAGGCCCAGGAAGTTCTCCTCCAGCCGCAGTGTCCCCGCTCCAATGA